In Polaromonas sp. JS666, one genomic interval encodes:
- a CDS encoding VOC family protein produces the protein MSTHLQTASTDRESILDAVNPLGLDGIEFIEYTTAKPQALGQVLEMMGFRPIARHRSREVLLYRQGGINVIVNAHIPALPDGAAPTDKPVIAAVAVRVRDAAEAYRRALERGAWAVPSRVEVMELNIPAIHGVGKSRIYFVDRYDKFSIYDVDFVPIPTVDPHPPAVAGLHFFGIVQYIGNDRTEDWAEFYRELFGFTELPAEQRFGILPKGRILRSPCPPASRFYLQLIEPEASVLDVEGDEGLQRIGLGTADVLQAVAELGMRGVEFVESRGVHTEDRGALTKTWLGSVSFELVHDERG, from the coding sequence ATGAGCACCCACCTCCAGACGGCAAGCACTGACCGGGAATCCATCCTCGACGCTGTCAACCCGCTCGGACTGGACGGCATTGAATTCATCGAATACACCACCGCCAAGCCGCAGGCGCTGGGGCAGGTGCTGGAGATGATGGGCTTTCGCCCCATCGCACGCCACCGCTCGCGCGAGGTGCTGCTGTACCGGCAGGGTGGCATCAATGTGATCGTCAATGCCCACATACCTGCGCTGCCCGACGGCGCGGCGCCGACCGACAAGCCGGTGATTGCAGCGGTGGCCGTGCGCGTGCGGGATGCGGCAGAGGCCTATCGCCGGGCGCTGGAGCGCGGTGCCTGGGCCGTGCCCTCGCGCGTGGAAGTCATGGAGCTGAACATTCCCGCCATCCACGGTGTGGGCAAGAGCCGCATCTATTTCGTGGACCGCTACGACAAGTTTTCCATCTATGACGTGGACTTCGTGCCGATTCCCACGGTGGACCCGCATCCACCTGCTGTGGCCGGCCTGCATTTTTTCGGCATCGTGCAGTACATCGGCAATGACCGCACCGAAGACTGGGCGGAGTTTTATCGCGAGCTGTTCGGCTTCACCGAGTTGCCCGCCGAGCAACGCTTTGGCATCCTGCCCAAGGGGCGAATTCTGCGCAGTCCATGCCCGCCAGCATCGCGTTTTTACCTCCAGCTGATCGAGCCCGAAGCCAGCGTGCTGGATGTGGAGGGCGATGAGGGACTGCAGCGCATCGGCCTGGGCACTGCCGACGTGTTGCAGGCGGTGGCCGAACTGGGCATGCGCGGCGTGGAATTTGTCGAGTCGCGCGGCGTTCACACCGAGGACCGCGGCGCCTTGACCAAAACCTGGCTGGGCAGCGTGAGCTTTGAGCTCGTGCACGACGAGCGCGGTTGA
- the pcaD gene encoding 3-oxoadipate enol-lactonase, giving the protein MKKTVLHWTKEGQGPVVVLSHALGCDIRMWDGVTALLKSRYTVLRYDHRGHGQSQAPAGPYSLDLLAEDAAGLIREQAAGPVHFVGLSMGGMTAQALAASQPQLVKSIVIANAASWYDDTARALWQARVQTVLAQGVAAIADGAMQRWFTPEFRADLAGGGAQRVADLRHQLENTDAAAYAASCEAVASIDFRASNRRIECPALVIAGTRDEATPLAMSQTIADSIPSAQLRTLEAAHLSAVEQPEAFARLLEGFFDGVK; this is encoded by the coding sequence ATGAAAAAAACTGTTTTGCACTGGACGAAAGAGGGCCAGGGACCGGTGGTGGTGTTGAGCCATGCGCTCGGCTGCGACATCCGCATGTGGGATGGCGTGACGGCGCTGCTCAAGAGCCGCTACACCGTGCTGCGTTATGACCACCGGGGGCACGGCCAGTCGCAAGCGCCTGCCGGGCCGTACAGTCTCGACCTGCTGGCCGAAGACGCCGCCGGCCTGATCCGCGAACAGGCGGCAGGCCCGGTGCATTTTGTCGGCCTGAGCATGGGCGGCATGACGGCGCAGGCGCTCGCTGCCAGCCAGCCGCAGCTGGTCAAAAGCATTGTCATCGCCAACGCGGCCAGCTGGTACGACGATACGGCCCGCGCGCTGTGGCAGGCTCGGGTCCAGACTGTGCTCGCCCAGGGCGTCGCAGCCATCGCCGACGGCGCCATGCAGCGCTGGTTCACACCGGAATTCAGGGCGGACCTTGCCGGAGGCGGCGCGCAGCGCGTGGCGGACCTGCGCCACCAGCTGGAAAACACCGACGCTGCCGCCTATGCCGCCAGTTGCGAGGCGGTGGCATCCATTGACTTTCGTGCCAGCAATCGCCGCATCGAATGCCCGGCGCTGGTGATCGCGGGCACACGTGACGAGGCCACGCCGTTGGCCATGTCGCAGACCATTGCGGACAGCATCCCCAGCGCGCAATTGCGTACGCTGGAGGCTGCCCATCTCAGTGCCGTGGAGCAACCCGAAGCGTTTGCCCGTTTGCTGGAAGGTTTTTTTGACGGTGTGAAGTAG
- a CDS encoding sugar phosphate isomerase/epimerase family protein, with product MSHYSGNIDDFGMDTISLAGPLEAKLKAVREAGFTQIMLAARDLVGHPDGLDAAIAAVRTSGLRVTGFQVLRDFEGLSGHLHDYKVDIAKSMLEMCHALDCRLLLICSSTSVHATDDTRALVKDLRKLAMLAIPMNIRIAYEALSWGRVVNEFPQAWDIICEADMPNLGLGFDSFHMFATKTSLDELDMLDPDKIFLVQLADFMWTEIKSVEERIATARHFRVFPGEGVHSEALATLVTKLHGLGYRGDYSFEVFNDDYQQMPLPTVAQRAWRSALWLGEDVLRRSVPLPNQIRLKR from the coding sequence ATGAGTCACTACAGCGGAAACATAGACGATTTCGGGATGGACACCATCTCGCTGGCCGGCCCGCTCGAGGCCAAGCTCAAGGCTGTTCGCGAGGCGGGGTTCACCCAGATCATGCTGGCCGCGAGGGACCTGGTGGGCCACCCCGACGGCCTTGACGCCGCGATTGCGGCGGTGCGTACCAGCGGCTTGCGCGTGACCGGCTTTCAGGTGCTGCGCGATTTTGAGGGCCTGTCGGGCCATCTTCACGATTACAAGGTCGACATTGCCAAATCGATGCTGGAGATGTGCCACGCGCTGGACTGCCGGCTGTTGCTGATCTGTTCATCCACGTCCGTGCATGCCACGGACGACACCCGGGCGCTGGTGAAGGACTTGCGCAAACTGGCCATGCTGGCGATTCCCATGAATATCCGCATAGCCTATGAAGCCTTGTCGTGGGGGCGTGTCGTCAATGAATTCCCACAGGCCTGGGACATCATTTGCGAGGCTGACATGCCCAATCTCGGCCTGGGATTTGACTCCTTCCACATGTTTGCGACCAAGACCTCGCTGGACGAGCTGGACATGCTGGATCCCGACAAGATATTCCTGGTGCAGCTGGCCGACTTCATGTGGACCGAGATCAAGTCGGTCGAGGAACGCATTGCCACCGCGCGGCATTTTCGCGTGTTTCCCGGGGAAGGCGTACACAGCGAAGCACTCGCCACGCTGGTGACCAAACTCCACGGGCTGGGTTACCGCGGTGACTACAGTTTCGAGGTCTTCAATGACGACTACCAGCAAATGCCTTTACCCACCGTGGCGCAACGCGCCTGGCGTTCGGCCTTGTGGCTGGGCGAGGACGTCTTGCGGCGTTCCGTGCCCTTGCCCAACCAGATCCGCCTGAAGCGTTGA
- a CDS encoding ABC transporter ATP-binding protein, protein MTSDICIEFDDVVAGYKDFMILNNLSFKVRRGSITLLLGPNGAGKSTVLKTLFGLLKPRQGRILLDGVDISGATQKELLAKGIAFVPQGRNLFGQLTVWQNLELGGITLGTKTTHERIPEVLEFFPRVKERLHSQASALSGGEQKQLEVGRALLLRPKVLLIDEPSIGLSPIVVQDVFKLLQKLASQGTTVLMVEQNVKSALKMADDAIALESGQLVLHKKASELLADPNIERLFLGGGHVPGVTVESAFPANQPL, encoded by the coding sequence ATGACAAGTGACATCTGTATTGAATTTGACGATGTGGTGGCCGGTTACAAGGACTTCATGATCCTGAACAACCTGTCGTTCAAGGTCAGGCGCGGCTCCATCACCTTGCTGCTGGGTCCCAATGGCGCGGGCAAGTCCACCGTGCTGAAAACCCTGTTCGGTCTGCTCAAGCCGCGCCAGGGCCGCATCCTGCTCGATGGGGTGGACATCTCCGGCGCCACACAGAAAGAATTGCTGGCCAAGGGCATTGCCTTTGTGCCGCAGGGGCGCAACCTGTTTGGCCAGCTCACGGTCTGGCAGAACCTGGAGCTCGGCGGCATCACCTTGGGCACCAAGACCACGCATGAGCGGATTCCCGAGGTGCTGGAGTTCTTCCCGCGCGTGAAGGAGCGCCTGCACTCCCAGGCCTCGGCCCTGTCCGGCGGCGAGCAAAAGCAGCTGGAGGTCGGCCGTGCCCTGCTGCTGCGTCCCAAGGTGCTGCTGATTGACGAGCCTTCCATCGGCTTGTCGCCGATAGTGGTGCAGGATGTGTTCAAGCTGCTGCAAAAACTGGCCTCGCAGGGAACCACGGTGCTGATGGTGGAACAAAATGTCAAGAGCGCCCTCAAAATGGCGGATGACGCGATTGCGCTGGAGTCGGGCCAGCTGGTGCTGCACAAAAAAGCTTCCGAGTTGCTGGCCGACCCGAATATCGAGCGGCTTTTTCTGGGCGGCGGGCATGTGCCTGGTGTGACGGTCGAATCCGCTTTTCCGGCAAACCAGCCGCTTTGA
- a CDS encoding LysR family transcriptional regulator, giving the protein MDQLRQIETFVAVVQNGSFVKAAEKLGDSKAAVSRLVLELEARLDTRLLNRTTRKQSLTESGADYFERCRKILDDLAEANLAASASTARPVGRLRINAPVSFGNLHLAPLWGGFLQRHPDVTLDVTLSDRQVDLVEDGYDLAIRIARLLNSSLISRQLASTRLVLCASPAYLKLKRQARLSTIEDIAAHPVIAYSYWSGGDSWAFEGPEGPVEVLTQARLRSNSGDTCLAAALAGQGLILQPTFIVGADLKAGRLVEVLPHYRAPTLAIHAVYPSRQHLSVKVRRMVEYLAGAFKKPDWE; this is encoded by the coding sequence ATGGACCAGCTCCGCCAGATTGAAACCTTTGTTGCCGTGGTGCAAAACGGCAGCTTCGTCAAAGCCGCCGAAAAGCTGGGCGACTCCAAGGCCGCGGTGTCGCGCCTGGTGCTGGAACTCGAGGCCCGGCTGGACACGCGGCTCCTGAATCGCACCACGCGCAAACAGTCGCTGACCGAATCGGGGGCCGATTATTTTGAGCGCTGCCGCAAGATCCTGGATGATCTGGCCGAAGCCAACCTGGCCGCCAGCGCCAGTACCGCCCGACCGGTAGGCCGGCTGCGCATCAACGCGCCGGTCAGTTTCGGCAACCTGCATCTGGCGCCGCTGTGGGGCGGTTTTTTGCAGCGGCACCCCGACGTGACGCTGGACGTCACACTCTCCGACCGGCAGGTGGACCTGGTGGAAGACGGCTACGACCTGGCTATCCGTATCGCCCGCCTGCTCAATTCCAGCCTGATCTCACGGCAGCTCGCCAGCACCCGGCTGGTGCTGTGCGCCTCGCCCGCCTACCTGAAACTGAAACGGCAGGCCCGGCTGAGCACCATTGAAGACATCGCCGCGCACCCGGTGATCGCCTACAGCTACTGGTCAGGCGGTGACAGCTGGGCGTTCGAGGGGCCGGAGGGCCCTGTCGAGGTGCTCACGCAGGCCCGCCTGCGCAGCAACTCCGGCGACACCTGCCTGGCCGCAGCGCTGGCGGGCCAGGGTCTGATCCTGCAGCCCACCTTCATTGTCGGCGCCGACCTCAAGGCGGGCCGGCTGGTGGAAGTGCTGCCGCACTACCGCGCGCCGACCCTCGCCATCCATGCGGTGTACCCGAGCCGACAGCACCTGTCGGTCAAGGTGCGGCGCATGGTCGAGTACCTGGCTGGCGCGTTCAAAAAACCTGATTGGGAATGA
- the arfB gene encoding alternative ribosome rescue aminoacyl-tRNA hydrolase ArfB: MPTSKFLVDEREVEFSAIRAQGAGGQNVNKVSSAVHLRFDIAASSLPDEVKGRLLALSDSRITQEGVFVLKAQQHRTQEMNRSDALMRLQEVVDSVSSPPKPRRATKPTYGSKQRRLAGKSQRSEIKNLRGKVNE; this comes from the coding sequence ATGCCGACCTCGAAATTTCTGGTTGATGAGCGCGAGGTGGAGTTCAGCGCTATCCGCGCCCAGGGCGCGGGCGGACAAAACGTCAACAAGGTGTCCAGCGCCGTGCACCTGCGCTTTGACATTGCGGCGTCTTCACTTCCCGATGAGGTCAAGGGCCGCCTGCTGGCGCTGAGCGACAGCCGAATTACCCAGGAAGGCGTGTTTGTGCTGAAGGCGCAGCAGCACCGTACACAAGAGATGAACCGGAGCGACGCCTTGATGCGCTTGCAGGAAGTGGTTGACAGCGTGTCGTCGCCACCCAAACCCCGACGCGCTACCAAGCCGACCTACGGCTCGAAACAGCGGCGTCTGGCCGGCAAAAGCCAGCGCTCGGAGATCAAGAACCTGCGTGGCAAGGTCAATGAATGA
- the pcaB gene encoding 3-carboxy-cis,cis-muconate cycloisomerase yields the protein MSSIFEGFLSTSEILEAFSERNFLDAMLRFEGSLARAQASVGLIPEAVAQSISGTCKVELFDVAKIVRESGRAGSIAIPLVKSLKETVGLFNKDAAGFVHFGSTSQDVIDTALALVTRNALNLIEADVHKAVAALLVLAGRHAADPVLARTLMQPASVTSFGLKCAGWAAPLVRSLQRLQATAGNALSVQLGGAVGTLAQMQKAGKNLGPQVIAHMASELKLRAPSCAWHTQRDEWVALGCELGLLVGSLGKIAKDIALMGQYEVGEVAEPTEPGRGGSSAMPHKRNPVACMVALAAAQRAPQRVAALLAAMPQEHERALGNWQAELAEWPGLLMSAHGSARAMAQALPGLQVDTQRMRANLDALRAVLPAEAADEWFSPGLARHAAELTQAQVLAHTQALAALKPPKSPDTNTMKVMP from the coding sequence ATGAGCAGCATTTTTGAAGGTTTCCTGTCCACGTCCGAAATCCTGGAGGCGTTCAGTGAGCGCAATTTTCTGGATGCCATGCTGCGCTTTGAGGGCTCGCTGGCGCGCGCGCAGGCCAGCGTCGGGCTGATTCCCGAGGCCGTGGCCCAGTCCATCAGCGGGACCTGCAAGGTCGAGCTGTTTGATGTGGCCAAGATCGTGCGCGAAAGCGGGCGCGCCGGCAGCATCGCGATTCCGCTGGTCAAGAGCCTGAAGGAAACGGTGGGCCTCTTCAACAAGGATGCCGCCGGTTTTGTCCACTTTGGCTCTACCTCCCAGGACGTGATCGATACCGCGCTGGCGCTGGTGACCCGCAATGCGCTGAACCTGATCGAAGCCGATGTCCACAAGGCGGTGGCGGCGTTGCTGGTCCTGGCCGGGCGCCATGCCGCCGATCCTGTGCTGGCGCGCACACTGATGCAGCCGGCGTCGGTCACCAGTTTTGGCCTGAAATGCGCCGGATGGGCCGCACCGCTGGTACGCAGCCTGCAGCGCCTGCAGGCGACAGCCGGCAATGCCCTGAGCGTGCAGCTGGGTGGCGCGGTGGGCACGCTCGCCCAGATGCAGAAAGCAGGAAAGAATCTGGGGCCGCAGGTCATCGCGCACATGGCGAGCGAGCTGAAACTGAGGGCGCCTTCCTGCGCATGGCATACGCAGCGCGACGAGTGGGTCGCGCTCGGTTGCGAGTTGGGGCTGCTGGTGGGCAGTCTTGGCAAGATCGCCAAGGACATTGCCCTGATGGGCCAGTATGAAGTGGGCGAGGTGGCCGAGCCGACCGAGCCGGGGCGCGGGGGGTCGTCGGCCATGCCGCACAAGCGCAATCCGGTTGCCTGCATGGTGGCGCTGGCTGCGGCGCAGCGGGCGCCGCAACGGGTGGCCGCGTTGCTGGCCGCCATGCCGCAGGAGCACGAGCGAGCCCTTGGCAATTGGCAGGCCGAGCTGGCCGAATGGCCGGGCCTGCTGATGTCGGCGCACGGCTCCGCCCGTGCGATGGCCCAGGCGCTGCCGGGCCTGCAGGTGGATACGCAGCGCATGCGGGCCAACCTGGACGCCTTGCGGGCGGTGCTGCCCGCCGAGGCTGCAGACGAGTGGTTCAGTCCCGGCCTGGCCCGGCATGCGGCGGAGCTGACGCAGGCCCAGGTGCTGGCCCACACCCAGGCGCTGGCTGCGCTGAAGCCCCCGAAATCACCAGATACCAACACAATGAAAGTGATGCCATGA
- a CDS encoding carboxymuconolactone decarboxylase family protein — MSTSDSMNDYDKGMVNRRRVLGDAWVDKSLANSNAFNGEFQALITRYAWHEIWGRPAFGDKTRRLMVLSTMIALKAFEEFAMHVRAGLDGPLDSRLTPEDIKEVILQAAIYCGVPAANHAFAVAGDILREKGLLAATP; from the coding sequence ATGAGCACGAGTGACTCCATGAATGATTACGACAAGGGCATGGTCAATCGCCGCAGGGTGCTGGGCGATGCCTGGGTAGACAAATCCCTTGCCAACAGCAATGCGTTCAACGGGGAATTCCAGGCCTTGATCACGCGCTATGCGTGGCACGAAATCTGGGGACGCCCCGCATTTGGCGACAAGACACGGCGCCTCATGGTGCTGTCCACCATGATTGCGCTGAAGGCCTTTGAGGAATTCGCCATGCACGTTCGCGCCGGGCTGGACGGCCCGCTGGACTCCCGGCTGACGCCCGAAGACATCAAGGAGGTCATCCTGCAGGCGGCGATTTACTGCGGTGTGCCTGCGGCCAACCATGCGTTCGCGGTCGCCGGCGATATCCTGCGCGAAAAAGGCCTGCTGGCCGCCACACCCTGA